The Enhydrobacter sp. sequence GACGATGAAGGTCGGCGGCATGCAGGCAGTCGCGGTCGATCCCAAGACCGGCGTCTTCACCGGCGGCTGCGATCCGCGCCGCGACGGCTACTGCGTGCCGGTGTAGATCGCGCTGACACTATTTCCGCGGCCGGGATGGCTCGGAAATCTCCGAGATCGCCGAGCCGACGCTGGCCAGGCCCGCCGCGCGCGGCTCGGTCGCCACGTCGCCCAGGGACACGATGCCCATCAGCGACTTGTCGTGGTCGAGGATGGCCAGCCGCCGGATCTGCTGCGTCTTCATGCGTTCCAGGACTTCCTCCGCCTCCTCGTCGCAGAAGGCATAGACGATATCCTCGGTCATGCAGTCGCGCACCAGGGTGTCGACCGGAGACAGGCCGGCCGCCACCGCGCGCACGACGATGTCGCGGTCGGT is a genomic window containing:
- a CDS encoding CBS domain-containing protein, with the protein product MQGRATNGRDLHYLSMQVSEIMTREVETAAPDTSLQQAASAMEALGVGSLPVCDGNRLVGTITDRDIVVRAVAAGLSPVDTLVRDCMTEDIVYAFCDEEAEEVLERMKTQQIRRLAILDHDKSLMGIVSLGDVATEPRAAGLASVGSAISEISEPSRPRK